The sequence below is a genomic window from Nicotiana tomentosiformis chromosome 6, ASM39032v3, whole genome shotgun sequence.
TGGCTGATTATTAGCAACACTCTGCAGTACTTTGCTCTGCAACACTCTGCAGTACTGCAGAGTGTTTGCAACACTCTGCAGTTCCCACTGTAACTATGCAGTACTGCAGAGTGTTTGCAGAGTGTTGCTTTCAGCCAAATCCTGGTTATTTTTGGGTGCTAGAACTTTGTCTTAGAAATGGAATCTGAGTCGGTTGTTTCCTTTGAAATTCTATTGATAATATGTGGGCACAAGTGCATAGTTACAGTGGCTTGAGAAGTTAGAAGTTTTGCTGTTAATAAGGGGCATTATCATCTGATCTACTTGCCATTGTCAATGAAAATCATTTTTTTGTGAAATGGTTCTGTTTAATCGGGTATGAGTAAACTTTTGGAGACTTCACAATCATTTTATGCATCAGATTATTCTCTTTGTCCAAGTGTATAGTATTTTTGCTCATGTATCTGAAAGAAAAGGGAAGTGCAAGTTAAAATCCTAGGCAAGGGTCTCTATGGTGTTATTGAAGCTCATTCATAATTTCTTTGAATATGCTCTATGATATGCATTATTACTCACAATATGTTCAAATTGTGATAGGTGCAACAATGTTGGGGCTGGTGAAAAGCTGCATTGGCACAAAGTTTACTAGTCAATTTGGGGATTTGATTGCAGTAAGTAGTAGTTTGATTGCATTTACCTACtcttttttgccaaaaaataaaccgaaaagaaataattaaaaaatctatATCAAGTGCGGAATCTGGTGTTGAGTATTCTGTAAGCTATCTTGTTTAGAACTGAGGATTTTTCAGTTGAACTTGTTTTTCATCATGGATTCCATTGATTTAAGACTTTAAGTGTTCTGCAAGAAACTGTATTATATTGGCCAAAGAGGCTCTTTCGGTGTCCTCCAAGACTTGCTGTAGCTTTGCATCAGTTCATGAGCCTTGACTGTTTGCAATCGAGTGTTATTGGGTTTCTTCtgtcttattattgataaccaccaaaatatacaagAATAAGTTGTTGCATGTTAGGTTTACCTATGAATAATGTGCATCCACTTATATTGAAGCGATGTAATATGCTTAATTCAGTTAGGAAATCTCCAAGAAGCATGCTCATTCTTTGATACTTCTTTTTCCAATAGGGCTTTCCAAACCACCTTACCTGCCTAAATGTACATCTAGCAGACAATTGTTACTTACTAGTTGACCGTGAAGGCCTTTGTTAGTTATATTTTTACAGCCATATATGCTTTTGATTACTTAATATGTGAATTTGATGATTATTAAAGTACTATTTGCAACTTGAGGAGGAATATAGGATTCACATTTATAGAAGTCTTAAAAGTAGATTATGATGAAATGACGCATATATTTTTATTCAGATGATTTCTGGGCTGATTCTTTTTATCTATTTCTGGGCTGATTCTTTTTATCTATCTCAGGATTTGGCAATTGATGCCACAACAATTGTTGGTGTGGAAGTTGGACAAGGGTTGCGTGAGGTGGACATCAAGAAGTACATTAAGGTGGAGAAGGTACCTGGTGGGCAGTTGGAAGACTCAACAGTGCTTAAAGGAGTTATGATGAACAAAGATGTAGTTGCCCCTGGCAAAATGAGAAGAAAGATTGTGAATCCTCGCATCATTCTTCTTGATTCTCCTTTGGAGTACAAAAAAGGCGAGAACCAAACCAATGCAGAGTTGCTTAGAGAGGAAGATTGGAATGTCTTATTGAAGATGGAAGAAGAGTACATTGAGAACATGTGTGCACAGATATTGAAGTTCAAACCAGATGTTGTTATTACTGAAAAAGGACTTAGTGACCTGGCATGCCATTATCTGAGCAAGGCTGGTGTCAGTGCAATCAGAAGGCTAAGGAAGACTGACAACAATAGAATTGCCAAAGCTTGTGGGGCAGTTATTGTCAATAGACCTGATGAGTTGCAGGAATCTGATGTTGGTACTGGTGCTGGTCTCTTTGAGGTGAAAAAAATTGGCGATGAATTCTTCACTTTCATTGTTGATTGCAAGGATCCAAAAGCATGTACAGTCCTCCTAAGGGGTGCCAGTAAAGATCTACTGAATGAAGTAGAAAGAAACCTACAGGTATTTCCTAAAATTGTATAGCCGAGTAGCTTTTACACAAAATGCATTATCTTGAGCTGTTCTATATGCTTCTTTTTACAGGATGCAATGTCTGTCGCTAGGAACATCATCAAGAATCCTAAACTAGTTCCTGGTGGTGGTGCAACAGAGTTGACTGTATCTGCTATGTTGAAGCAGAAAAGTTCATCTATTGAAGGCATTGAAAAGGTAAACTATGTACTTCAACTTATAGCAACTTTTATTATGAAATCAATTCATGAATATAGCGTGTACAATGACGCTTTATGGAAATTGAAAAGGCTAAAGTGAGGATGCTAAATTGGTTGCCCTTAAATTCTCAAATTTCAGTGGCCTTATGAAGCTGCTGCAATAGCGTTTGAAGCTATTCCACGTACGTTGTCTCAGAACTGTGGTGTGAATGTTATTCGTACAATGACGGCGCTCCAAGGAaaggtgaaagatttatattatTGAGGTGGAATTGCTACTTTAGCATTTGCTTGCATTTCATCTAACTCATTTCGTATTACTATAGCATGCAAATGGTGAGAATGCATGGATAGGCATAGATGGGAATactggtgagattgctgatatgaAAGAGCAGAAGGTATGATATTAAATTCCTCAAACACCATTGCAAACACCTTTAACCGCTGCTCctccaaaagaaaaaagaagaaactaACAAACAAAAAGGAAAAGCTTCTGTCATCACGGAAACTATACCGAGTTTTGATGAGTTCCTGTCATCTTTGCAGCATCCTAAGTGTGTTTTATCACTTTTTTGACCTTTGACTGATAATGATAAACTTCACCACTTCTATTAATTCAAGAAACATTAAAATTCCAGATATGGGATTCCTACACCGTGAAAGCGCAGGCTTTCAAAACTGCCATTGAAGCTGCTTGCTTACTCCTGAGAATTGATGATATTGTAAGTGGGATCAAGAAGAAACAGGCCCCTGGAGCAAGCCAAGGTCCATCTAAGCCAAAAGTTGAGGGCGAAGATGACGCAGACAATGACCAGCTAATTCCTGAATGAGATATCTAATGAGTGCACGGAATTACTTCCCGAGCCCAGACTGCAGCTGAAAAACCATTTTGATATGTGCATCTGTTCGCATGTTCTTTAATGCTAATCAATGCTGTTTTTTTCAAAAGTTTTGCCCTTAAGGTGCGACTTCTGCGGTTCTGAATGCACACAGTTGTCAGCGAATAGTAATCATTTGCTTACGTTGTAGTTGAATTAGATCTATTTTGATTGTTGGATGTATATTATGTTTGATATTGCAAGGGCAAATTGTCACTCCTGACTAGTAGTTTTCTTGAGATTGAATGTTTGATGAATTAATCGTTGTCTTTCCTGAAGTCCATTATGATTCTCCAGAATCCTTTTAATTGGATTGCATTTGCTTTAACGTTCAAGTTACTTGTAAAGCAATCTGGATAAATGCTAAAGGCTAGTAGTAAATTGTACTGGAGTTTACGTAGGAAGACTTCTACCTTCTTTATGGGGGTAGCACTTTGAAGAATGACAAAATTCAACTTGTAAAATTTCAGAATTAGGACTACCAAAAATTCCTTCAACGTTTAGCCACATCTTTTGGTGATGGAATATTTGATCCGCACAAACTTTTCCGTTTGAGCTTTTATGTATTTCCCTGTTTTGTTCTCCACATATTTTTATTGAGTTGGTTAGCCTAGTTTTCTGGCAACTCCTCAGGTAAAGAACTACTCTTTTTTGTGTTCTTTAATATACAGGCTGAGGTCAATGTCTAACCTCGCATCACAATGGTGATACTATTAATGTAAAAAAAGAAAAGCCTAAAAGTTACTTAGCTTTGGATATGTATGGTAAGAGAAGCGTCACATAATTGGTTGTTCTAGTGCTTAATGATGGGTTGTTTTTCACAATTGCTAGTGTTCTTTGATATAGCGTTTATTTTATGTGCATTCTCTCATATCAATGATAACCGCGAACCTAGGAGTGTTAGACTAATGGAAGAAAACTTATTACGTTGCATCTTTTGTTAATCTGTTACTTTCTATAGCAaaaattttgattttctttttaccCGAATAATATTATACGGAGTAGTATTTCTTAAGATGGAAAATTCAAAAACACTAGATAATGCATACTTTCATAGGACTCTTTCTGATTTCACATTATTTTTTAGTAGATCAAATTGTTGcaattttggaggttgatagccaatTGTTGATTTAAGTAACCTAGAAATTCTGTGACCACCATATTAACTGGTGGTGTTTAAGACAATCAATCCGCTCGGAACACGACTTTAAGTAACTGGCGGTGTTTGAGACACACATAATACAAATATTCACTAAATCTAGCTAACTTTGAAGACAATTTATAGCCCATAAACATCAAAAGTGGTGTACTCAGGAGTGTCTCCAAACTTTTCCAAACGTTTAGTTTGGGGTTGCCACGTCATTGCTTTCTTCCacattctctctttttttctccaAATCTCAATTTTCCCAGACCACTTGTATTCCTATTTTTCTGAAACAGTGCAGAAACCCTCTAATTCGAAGTACCATTACAGAATCTACAAGTTGAAACTTTTCGCAAGGCAATAGAACTATAGAAGCTTATTATAGCTCTGACATTCACCAACCAATTTTTTTATGAgggaccaaaaatattttcctttagttCTTGAGATAAAAAAGAAGTTTTTCATGTTGTCTCATTCTTACCAGTATTGCTAGTAGTATTCTTGTATATCCTTTCTTAGATTTTTGTTATTATATGTAGtgtctttatttttttcttattgttgttgttgttgttgttattgttggttgcTTCCTGTTTAGTGTTCcttaagccgagggtctatcagaaacaacatctctaccttcacaaggtaggtgtaaagtgttacatcccgcatttcgtacgttaaagtttcatcgtaagttaatcgacgtagactcgggaatgagattatttttgaggttataaacatttatgctatttataacatgcGATAAGTGCCATGAAGATTAGAGGGTAAACAGATCAAAGAATGAGTATTcgttgaagtttgtcaatttgggttaaaatacggtccaagctataatacccgatatttatggactagtgccatacaaggtaccacatgaccatgatagtaagggatataaagtgtgttaaaagtgattagtattttaagtaatttgagataattcttaattatgtagataattggataattattaatttttagtgggagacTAATTAAATAATTAGAAGCTTTGGATAAGCTTGATAAgcctcccaacgtggcagcaaatgGAGTCTTACTCAAAGCCCAATTAATGACTCTTAATTCATGTAACTTGCTggcacacttagagaattttgtGGCTAAGTCATCACATAAGTGGGCCCCACACCCACTAGGATAAAAGACCTTATCTACAATGTAATGGAGGAAAGTTTCAGCAAATTCATACGAGATTATATTACAAAATAGCAtcgggatttgcaattctaagggagcccggtataacctttctcaagaatatcatactgattttttcctacttcgatctcgCAGTTACATGTTTTGTcgcgattgacgtgtgttagagggattatcaagagaatcggttaaggtatgttaaggctatcccttttttccttttggcatgatccatacgatataaatgaaacgagtaaacgcacaactttcataaatgcctctattcatagaagcactaggagtgcctatattcttgatttcccatgtgtcttattatatcttttgttcatgggtcttagaaaaatacgtagttgataaagtttatccgaagacatattgatcttatgacattccgagaaatcttattaatatacttcttatgcatttcattcatttatacatgtatattgacccatgatcagatgatgttatatatgcgtatattatatatatatatatgggatatgggaaaaggttacggtgttatatacgcaccaccacctgatcagttggtatatgttgatgatttcgcccacagaggccgagatgatatgacgggatgcccttagaggcttgatgatgttatgcacacatatacctatgcatgaaacgacatttatacgcacatgcatgaacttataaatatttcaggattcacaaagttatttagacttacaggtggattcctttactctatgtttcttctatgtcttttatgtactgattttcatgccttacatactcggtacattattcgtactgacgtcccttttacgcagggatgctgcgtttcatgcccgcaggtgcagcaGGTAGACAGGCGgacggtccccctttttaggatctttgatcagcgagagttggtgtgctccacttaaTCCAGAGTTTTTActagttttggtacgctatttttggTATGTAGATATGAGTACGACGGGGcctagtcccgtcctttatacagttgtacactctattagaggtctgtagacagtaatgtatagttggatagtatgtggccttgtcggcttccaatTTTGGATATATaattgtctatagcagccttgtcggctcgccctaccgtattccgcatgtatatgtatatatgtcttttggacatgttttcctcacgtatgttattcacataattcagcagtttattgacatatgttattcatgacctacccttaattcatgtttatatcttgacGCATatttaggggtgttcgacaggtaggactcgggcactcgtcatagCCCATCAGTTTTGGTTGTGACATAAAGTTTGCGTATACACTACgctccccagaccctacttgtgggattacattaggtttgttgttattgttgttgttgtttgttattgttgttgttgttgtaattgtcCCGCAATGCAATGTAAATATTTAATTGTCCCGTAATGCAATGTAAATATTTATTGTTCTAAAATTCAAATTGAGTAATATAGGCCTACGCCCCATAGAAATTGTTTACATGTCCCTTGGCCTGTAGGTCTTGCCATAAGGTAAGAATATTCTAGCTCTTTCAGAGTGGTGTGTCACTGCTGGGTCTTCTTCCCCCTCCCCCCGCCTTCCACCTAAGTTGCGCCAATAACTACGTCCACTGAATACTGAATAAAAATATTAAACTAAAAGCCCAGAAAAAATGACCACCTAGGGAAAAAAGGCCATTTACAGATAATGAAGAACCATAAGATTGAATTACCTAGGATGCCTGTACCTATAAGAAATCGTAGAGCGACCCATCAACACTAATAGAACTATGCACAAAGTTTCCTCTCGTGATATGAGTTACTACCCCTTGAATACAATGTAAATATTTATTGTTCTAAAATTCAAAATGAGTAATATAGGCCTACGCGCTATAGAAAATATATACATGTCCCTTGACtgtaaaatcaccatccggacctaacggagccATCAAAACTTCAACCAGAGGTcaattacacaaaagtcaaacttggtcaaccctttcaacttaaagcttcaaaaatgagaatcattc
It includes:
- the LOC104099874 gene encoding T-complex protein 1 subunit gamma; translation: MHAPVLVLQDSMKREQGGKVQRANIQAAKAVADIIRTTLGPRSMLKMLLDAAGGIVVTNDGNAILRELDLAHPAAKSMIELSRTQDEEVGDGTTSVIVLAGEMLHVAEAFIDKKYHPTVICRAYGKALEDAIAVLDKIAMTIDVKDRATMLGLVKSCIGTKFTSQFGDLIADLAIDATTIVGVEVGQGLREVDIKKYIKVEKVPGGQLEDSTVLKGVMMNKDVVAPGKMRRKIVNPRIILLDSPLEYKKGENQTNAELLREEDWNVLLKMEEEYIENMCAQILKFKPDVVITEKGLSDLACHYLSKAGVSAIRRLRKTDNNRIAKACGAVIVNRPDELQESDVGTGAGLFEVKKIGDEFFTFIVDCKDPKACTVLLRGASKDLLNEVERNLQDAMSVARNIIKNPKLVPGGGATELTVSAMLKQKSSSIEGIEKWPYEAAAIAFEAIPRTLSQNCGVNVIRTMTALQGKHANGENAWIGIDGNTGEIADMKEQKIWDSYTVKAQAFKTAIEAACLLLRIDDIVSGIKKKQAPGASQGPSKPKVEGEDDADNDQLIPE